The Mucilaginibacter mallensis genome has a segment encoding these proteins:
- a CDS encoding sterol desaturase family protein, which produces MTQEEVVTITTITLACWAVFIIAWERISPYRKGLPFFREGFWVDLVWYTIIQSYFLKIVIFDYIIMPVQKSFDWSHIQFVSHWPIAVQVLFFLVTHDLYIYLFHRFQHSSKFFWRTHEAHHSGKQIDFLSGSRSHIVEILINQTIEFAPIIILGADPMVVPIKAMLDAMFGMFIHANINVKMGKLKYFLNSPELHLWHHANYQEVFHANFSTKFSVWDHLFGTVYDPGFAPGNEPENWGLYYDYPKDYFLQHAFSVKRFDEKALLKYKWFNSYYTLRHRLNHSIQQLLSRKRKTVNEPAVTQLQPEEEVVEQSI; this is translated from the coding sequence ATGACACAGGAGGAAGTAGTTACTATAACCACTATTACACTTGCCTGCTGGGCAGTCTTTATTATCGCGTGGGAACGGATCTCACCCTATCGTAAAGGCTTGCCCTTTTTCAGGGAGGGCTTTTGGGTTGATTTGGTTTGGTACACTATTATTCAAAGCTATTTTTTAAAGATCGTCATCTTTGATTATATCATAATGCCGGTACAAAAGAGCTTCGACTGGTCGCATATTCAATTTGTGTCGCACTGGCCAATTGCTGTACAGGTGCTATTCTTTTTGGTTACGCACGATCTGTATATCTATCTTTTTCACAGGTTCCAGCATTCCAGTAAATTCTTTTGGCGCACACATGAGGCGCATCATTCCGGTAAACAAATTGATTTCCTGTCGGGATCAAGATCGCATATAGTTGAGATACTGATTAACCAAACCATAGAGTTTGCACCCATAATTATATTAGGTGCTGACCCTATGGTTGTACCGATTAAAGCTATGCTTGATGCCATGTTCGGTATGTTTATCCATGCCAACATCAATGTTAAAATGGGCAAGCTAAAATATTTCCTCAATTCTCCTGAGCTACATTTGTGGCACCATGCCAATTACCAGGAGGTTTTTCACGCTAATTTCTCGACCAAGTTTTCGGTATGGGATCACCTCTTCGGTACGGTATATGATCCGGGCTTTGCACCAGGCAATGAGCCTGAAAACTGGGGCCTGTATTATGATTATCCTAAAGATTACTTTTTGCAGCATGCCTTTTCGGTAAAGCGTTTTGATGAAAAGGCCTTATTGAAATATAAGTGGTTCAATAGCTACTACACCTTACGGCATCGGCTTAATCACAGCATCCAACAATTACTATCGCGTAAACGAAAAACGGTAAACGAGCCTGCAGTTACGCAATTGCAACCGGAGGAAGAAGTGGTTGAACAAAGTATTTGA
- a CDS encoding PorP/SprF family type IX secretion system membrane protein: MKMKLKPINNGITATLVSILFFLTLSANVHAQNSQFSYTQYMDNLTPFNPAYSLLDKAASVNALARRQWLGVDGSPTTFMANVNVPIESVDGAAGLIVMNDKFAIEHQTEVNAYFAKAIQLSPKNFLSVSLNAGIRNYVANYSSLDANDPVFASDVRETKPNLGFGVMFYTDWYYVGISVPELSITSLGTASVQDNNNFKNHYYFSGAFIANIDEDVAVKPATLVSYVQGVPMIADISGTVIFRQVIGLGINYRTNNEMAGIFTLNVSNFHIGYSYQFGLASDNLGGFNMPTHEITLGYRFGKGSDKPKLL, encoded by the coding sequence ATGAAGATGAAATTGAAACCTATAAACAATGGTATTACCGCAACGCTGGTAAGCATCCTGTTTTTTTTAACATTATCCGCAAATGTACATGCGCAGAACAGTCAGTTCAGCTATACGCAGTATATGGATAACCTTACGCCTTTTAACCCCGCTTATTCGCTGCTGGATAAAGCAGCCTCGGTTAATGCCCTGGCCCGCAGGCAGTGGCTGGGGGTTGATGGCTCGCCTACAACTTTTATGGCTAATGTCAATGTCCCTATCGAATCTGTAGACGGGGCAGCGGGCTTGATCGTAATGAATGACAAGTTTGCCATAGAACACCAAACCGAGGTAAACGCTTACTTTGCAAAAGCGATACAGCTTAGTCCGAAGAACTTTTTGTCGGTATCATTAAACGCAGGGATACGCAACTATGTGGCCAACTATTCAAGTCTGGATGCCAATGACCCTGTATTTGCCAGTGATGTGAGGGAAACCAAGCCCAATTTAGGATTTGGTGTGATGTTTTACACCGACTGGTATTATGTTGGTATATCGGTGCCCGAACTATCTATCACCAGCCTGGGAACAGCATCTGTACAGGATAATAACAACTTCAAGAACCACTATTACTTTTCAGGAGCTTTCATAGCAAATATTGATGAGGATGTGGCCGTAAAACCTGCTACATTGGTATCCTATGTGCAAGGGGTGCCGATGATTGCTGATATTTCGGGCACAGTGATCTTTAGGCAGGTTATAGGCCTGGGCATAAATTACCGTACCAATAATGAAATGGCCGGCATCTTTACATTGAACGTAAGCAATTTCCACATTGGCTATAGCTACCAGTTCGGGCTGGCATCTGATAACCTGGGTGGCTTTAATATGCCAACGCATGAAATTACCCTGGGTTACCGCTTTGGCAAAGGATCAGATAAACCTAAATTATTATAG
- a CDS encoding MBG domain-containing protein, with product MKTLFTKGFYIVSAIILFIGTALPARAQFTNVTLSTNALATALAKDASGNIYALQTDASGTQGEVVKYTNGTGAPTVIYDGFPDNDQQGDYGTGLVVTSTGDIYFTTDNDGPTLPYGNIIKLKFNGGTSYTASVYQTGTASLGYYSGLAIDASDNIYAIQYNINADGGNSGIGAYEVVEYAAGSAAGSAGTVLYDKLDAVGLLSGFYYTPPAGLAVNSLGDVYVADAFDDDGANNDGGHIYKLTKASSYAVSTVSTNQYATSLAVDAANNLYASQVNTYPAYALVKYTNGTGTPTNIYTGLSSDSYDFPYGIAIISPTNIYVNDGGTNGTTDNQGNIIQLIGIPATQATNVVFTNTTATGTTASWTNGSGASRAVFITQASTGSPAPVNSTTYTANTTYASGTQIGGSGWYCVYNGTGSTVNITGLTAGNTYRVMAVEYNGPAGSENYLTTTGTNNPNNVSPVASATISSINLVTTSPTNAISVQYTVTFGAAVTGLSTSNFSLTTTGGISGASITSIAGSGTTYTVTANTGTGDGTIALNLANATGLSPGISTTLPFAGQAYTIDKTAPLATGLLYASNNTNSAFAKTGDIVTLKFSTNEAVQTPTLTIAGHSVTVSNLGGNSYSGSYTMTSSDAEGRIPYVVQFTDLAGNQSSYNDLAAGDLVTFDKTAPTVTIGSPSVSSTSTGPVTYTVTYADVNFNTSTLATGNVSLITTGTAAGTVAVTGSGTTYTVSISSISGTGTLGISIGAGTASDLAGNLAPASGSSATFTVAPSLTPQTITFNALPTKTYGNADFAPGATSTNSGTPAITYSSNNTAVATIVSGNIHIVGAGTAHITASQAGDATHSAATNVTQSLTVNQAPLTITANNQSSIYGAALPALTVSYSGFVNGDTQASLTTAATASTTATAASPTGNYTINTSGAVDPNYAITYGPGTLTIGKAALTVTADNQSSTYGAALPALTVTYSGFVNGDTQASLTTAATASTSATAASPAGNYTINTSGAVDPNYIISYVAGTLTIGKATLTVTADNQSSIYGAALPALTVSYSGFVNGDTQASLTTAATASTTATAASPAGNYTISTSGAVDPNYTISYVAGTLTIGKAALTVTADNQSSTYGSALPVLTVNYNGFVNGDTQASLTTAATASTTATAASPAGNYSINTSGAVDPNYTISYVAGTLTIGKAALTITADNQSSVYGAALPALTVTYSGFVNGDTQASLTTAATASTTATAASPAGNYTINTSGAVDPNYNISYVAGTLTIGKAALTVTADNQSSTYGSALPALTVSYSGFVNGDTQASLTTAATASTTATAASPAGNYTINTSGAIDPNYTISYVAGTLTVGKASLTITADNQSIAHGAAIPTLTASYSGFVNGDNAASLTTAPILSTTATSASPAGSYPINASGAVDPNYNISYVAGTLAIGKTILVVTVNDQSSVYGSALPTFTVSYSGFVNGDNAASLTTAPTINTTATAASPAGTYAITASGAVDPNYAISYTPGTLTISKAALTITADNQSSVYGAALPALTVSYSGFVNGDTQASLTTAATASTTATASSPAGNYTINTSGAVDPNYTISYVAGTLTIGKAALTVTADNQSSTYGSALPALTVTYSGFVNGDTQASLTTAATSSTTATFASPAGSYPIMASGAVDANYTISYVAGTLTIGKANLTITADNQSIAHGAAIPTLTASYSGFVNGDNAASLTTAPALSTTGTSASPAGSYPITASGAVDPNYNISYVAGTLAIGKALLVVTVDNQSSVYGSALPTLTVSYSGFVNGDNAASLTTAPTISTTATAASPAGTYAITASGAVDPNYVISYTPGTLTISKAALTVTADNQNSTYGAALPTLTASYSGFVNGDNATSLTTAPTVTTTATAASPAGSYPITVSGAVDANYNISYVAGTLTIGKAALTVTADNQNSTYSSTLPALTASYTGFVNGDNAASLTTAPTLSTTATSASPANTYPINVSGAVDANYTISYVTGTLTIGKASLTITADNQSVAHGAAIPALTASYSGFVNGDNVASLTTAPTLSTTGTSASPAGSYPITASGAVDPNYNISYVAGTLAIGKALLTITVDNQTSVYGSALPTLTASYSGFVNGDNAASLTTQPTISTVATTASPAGTYPINASGAVDPNYTFVYVPGTLTIDKAALTVTADNQSSTYGAALPTLTASYSGFVNGDNSASLTTAPTISTTGTSASPAGSYPITASGAVDPNYTISYTAGTLTIGKAALTVTADNQSSTYGSALPTLTASYTGFVNGDNASSLTTAPILTTTGTASSPAGSYPITASGAVDANYTISYVAGSLTIRKANLTITADNQSVAHGAAIPALTASYSGFVNDDNVASLTTAPTITTTGTSASPAGNYPITASGAVDPNYNISYVAGTLAIGKSALLITVNNQTSTYGSAIPALTVSYSGFVNGDNASSLTTAPIITTTGTASSPAGTYPINASGAVDPNYTISYVAGTLTIGQAALTITADNQTSVYGGAIPALTASYSGFVNGDNTASLTTAPTIITTGTSSSPAGTYAITASGAVDPNYTITYVAGTLSIGKVPLTITANDQTTTYGLPLPTFTATYTGFVNGDNAASLTTAPTITTTATSTSPVGTYPITANSAVDANYTISYVAGTLTVKQAVRTLTFNPLPVETYGSPDFDPGAVASDGETVLYTSSNPAAATIVNGKIHITGAGNTLITATLAANSNYTTTPTASQGLVINKANQTISVLSIPTLIKGSQYDLSVITSSSGLPLTFTVSDPTIASVNGQTLNALHIGSTSLTVSQPGDNNYNAASTTGAVITVTDNAGDEIIVHQAVSPNGDGINDFFLIEGIKNYPDNQVTIVNRNGVKVYQTRSYDNAYRVFDGRSNITGTLQQAGTYFYLLEYTVNGESKRKTGFLVLKYQ from the coding sequence ATGAAAACATTATTTACAAAAGGTTTTTACATTGTTTCAGCAATAATTCTTTTTATTGGAACAGCGTTGCCTGCCCGTGCACAATTTACGAACGTTACACTCTCAACAAATGCCCTGGCAACTGCGTTAGCAAAAGACGCCAGCGGTAATATTTATGCCTTACAAACTGATGCCAGCGGCACACAGGGCGAAGTTGTAAAATATACCAATGGCACAGGCGCTCCTACCGTAATTTATGATGGATTTCCGGATAATGACCAGCAAGGTGATTACGGCACAGGCCTTGTTGTAACCAGCACCGGTGATATTTACTTCACTACTGATAACGATGGCCCCACCCTGCCTTATGGCAATATCATTAAACTAAAGTTTAATGGCGGCACATCATATACAGCGTCAGTTTACCAAACGGGAACTGCAAGCTTAGGGTATTATTCCGGCCTTGCTATTGATGCAAGCGATAATATATATGCTATACAATATAATATAAATGCCGATGGCGGCAACAGCGGGATCGGCGCCTATGAAGTTGTTGAATATGCCGCCGGCAGTGCTGCAGGTTCAGCCGGTACTGTTTTATATGATAAGTTAGATGCAGTTGGCTTACTCAGCGGCTTTTATTATACTCCTCCTGCAGGTCTGGCGGTAAACTCTCTCGGTGATGTTTATGTTGCTGATGCTTTTGATGATGATGGCGCTAATAATGATGGCGGCCATATTTATAAACTAACAAAAGCAAGCTCATACGCGGTGTCAACCGTATCCACTAATCAATATGCAACCTCCTTAGCAGTTGATGCTGCTAACAACTTGTATGCTTCACAGGTTAATACTTACCCGGCTTATGCCTTGGTAAAATACACCAATGGCACAGGTACGCCAACAAATATTTACACCGGTTTAAGCAGTGATAGTTATGATTTCCCTTATGGTATAGCCATAATAAGTCCAACAAATATTTATGTGAACGATGGCGGCACCAATGGCACGACTGATAACCAGGGAAATATTATACAATTAATTGGCATACCAGCTACACAAGCCACCAATGTAGTCTTCACTAACACTACAGCAACCGGCACTACCGCCAGTTGGACAAATGGCAGCGGTGCTTCAAGGGCTGTATTTATAACACAGGCATCAACGGGCAGTCCGGCACCTGTAAATAGCACTACCTACACTGCTAATACAACATACGCATCCGGCACACAAATTGGTGGCAGCGGATGGTATTGTGTATATAATGGCACGGGCTCAACAGTAAACATTACAGGCCTTACAGCAGGTAATACTTACCGGGTAATGGCTGTTGAATATAATGGCCCTGCCGGCAGCGAAAATTATCTTACAACAACAGGCACTAACAATCCTAACAATGTAAGCCCTGTAGCCTCTGCAACTATTAGCTCTATCAACCTGGTAACAACAAGCCCAACCAATGCCATCTCAGTTCAATATACTGTAACTTTTGGCGCGGCAGTAACAGGGTTATCAACAAGTAATTTTTCATTAACAACTACAGGTGGTATTAGCGGTGCAAGTATTACATCAATCGCAGGCTCTGGCACAACCTATACAGTAACTGCTAATACAGGCACAGGAGATGGAACTATCGCATTAAACCTTGCCAATGCTACAGGCTTGAGTCCGGGCATAAGTACAACCCTGCCGTTTGCGGGCCAGGCTTATACCATAGATAAAACGGCCCCTCTTGCAACCGGTCTTCTTTATGCTTCAAATAACACAAACAGCGCTTTTGCCAAAACGGGAGATATTGTAACCCTTAAATTCAGCACAAATGAAGCTGTACAAACGCCAACGCTTACCATAGCCGGGCATTCAGTCACAGTATCAAATTTAGGTGGAAATAGTTATTCCGGAAGTTATACCATGACTAGTAGCGATGCTGAGGGGAGAATACCATATGTAGTTCAGTTTACGGATCTGGCCGGGAATCAAAGTTCATATAATGATCTCGCCGCAGGTGATCTGGTTACGTTTGATAAAACTGCACCAACAGTTACCATTGGTAGCCCCTCAGTAAGCAGTACCTCAACGGGCCCCGTAACCTACACCGTAACCTATGCTGATGTCAATTTTAACACTAGTACCCTGGCGACAGGCAATGTTTCGCTTATTACTACAGGTACAGCCGCAGGTACTGTTGCCGTAACCGGATCAGGCACAACATACACGGTAAGCATTTCAAGCATTAGCGGTACCGGAACTCTGGGTATTTCCATAGGTGCCGGAACAGCATCAGATCTGGCAGGAAATCTGGCACCAGCATCAGGCTCATCGGCAACTTTTACTGTCGCGCCGTCATTAACCCCGCAAACTATTACTTTTAATGCACTGCCCACTAAAACCTATGGCAATGCCGATTTTGCGCCCGGCGCAACCAGTACCAACAGCGGTACACCGGCAATTACCTATAGTAGCAATAACACAGCAGTAGCCACCATAGTAAGCGGCAATATTCATATAGTAGGTGCTGGTACAGCACATATTACTGCCTCACAGGCAGGCGATGCTACGCATTCAGCTGCAACCAATGTTACACAATCATTAACAGTTAACCAGGCCCCATTAACCATTACTGCCAATAACCAAAGCTCAATTTATGGCGCGGCATTACCCGCACTTACAGTCAGTTACAGCGGTTTTGTTAACGGTGATACCCAGGCAAGTTTAACCACGGCGGCAACTGCAAGCACTACAGCCACAGCAGCATCTCCGACAGGTAATTATACAATTAATACAAGTGGAGCAGTTGACCCTAACTATGCAATAACTTATGGTCCCGGCACCTTAACCATCGGCAAAGCTGCATTAACTGTTACCGCTGATAACCAAAGCTCAACATATGGAGCGGCATTACCTGCACTTACAGTCACTTACAGCGGTTTTGTAAATGGTGATACCCAGGCAAGCTTAACTACTGCGGCAACCGCAAGCACTTCTGCCACAGCAGCATCACCGGCAGGTAATTATACAATTAATACAAGCGGCGCAGTTGACCCTAACTATATCATCAGCTATGTGGCAGGTACTTTAACCATCGGCAAGGCAACACTGACAGTTACCGCTGATAACCAAAGCTCAATTTATGGCGCAGCATTACCGGCACTTACAGTCAGCTACAGCGGTTTTGTTAATGGTGATACCCAGGCTAGTTTAACCACGGCGGCAACTGCAAGCACTACAGCCACAGCAGCATCTCCGGCAGGTAATTATACAATTAGTACAAGCGGAGCGGTTGACCCTAACTATACCATCAGCTATGTGGCCGGTACTTTAACCATCGGCAAGGCAGCACTGACTGTTACCGCTGATAACCAAAGTTCAACATACGGCTCGGCATTACCTGTACTTACAGTCAATTACAACGGTTTTGTAAACGGCGATACGCAGGCTAGTTTAACCACTGCAGCGACCGCAAGCACAACGGCCACAGCAGCATCACCGGCAGGTAATTATTCAATTAATACAAGCGGAGCGGTTGACCCTAACTATACCATCAGCTATGTGGCAGGTACTTTAACCATCGGCAAGGCAGCATTGACTATTACCGCTGACAATCAAAGCTCAGTTTATGGCGCAGCATTACCTGCACTTACAGTCACTTACAGCGGTTTTGTAAATGGTGATACCCAGGCCAGTTTAACCACGGCAGCGACTGCAAGCACAACGGCCACAGCTGCATCACCGGCAGGTAATTATACAATTAATACAAGCGGAGCAGTTGACCCTAACTATAACATCAGCTATGTGGCAGGTACTTTAACCATCGGCAAGGCAGCGCTGACTGTTACTGCTGATAACCAAAGTTCAACTTACGGCTCTGCATTACCTGCACTTACTGTCAGTTACAGCGGTTTTGTAAACGGTGATACCCAGGCCAGTTTAACCACGGCGGCAACAGCAAGCACAACAGCAACAGCTGCATCACCGGCAGGTAATTATACAATTAATACAAGCGGAGCAATTGACCCTAACTATACCATCAGCTACGTAGCGGGTACTTTAACGGTCGGCAAAGCTAGCCTTACCATTACTGCAGATAACCAGAGCATAGCACACGGAGCTGCAATACCAACCTTAACTGCCAGCTATAGCGGTTTTGTTAATGGTGATAATGCGGCGAGCTTAACCACTGCGCCAATACTCAGTACTACTGCTACATCAGCATCACCGGCAGGTTCTTATCCAATTAACGCCAGCGGTGCGGTCGATCCTAACTATAACATCAGCTATGTGGCTGGTACATTAGCCATTGGTAAAACCATATTGGTTGTTACTGTAAATGATCAAAGCTCAGTTTACGGGTCAGCACTACCGACCTTTACTGTAAGCTATAGCGGCTTTGTAAACGGTGATAATGCGGCAAGTTTAACCACTGCACCTACTATCAACACTACCGCCACAGCTGCATCTCCCGCAGGCACTTACGCTATTACCGCAAGCGGCGCAGTGGATCCTAATTATGCCATTAGCTACACACCTGGTACATTAACCATTAGCAAAGCAGCATTGACTATTACCGCTGACAATCAAAGCTCAGTTTATGGCGCGGCATTACCTGCACTTACAGTTAGCTACAGCGGTTTTGTAAATGGTGATACCCAAGCTAGTTTAACCACGGCGGCAACTGCAAGCACTACAGCCACAGCATCATCACCGGCAGGTAATTATACAATTAATACAAGCGGTGCAGTTGACCCGAATTATACCATCAGCTATGTGGCAGGTACTTTAACCATCGGCAAGGCAGCACTGACTGTTACTGCTGATAACCAAAGTTCAACTTACGGCTCTGCATTACCTGCACTTACAGTCACTTACAGCGGTTTTGTTAACGGTGATACCCAGGCTAGTTTAACCACCGCAGCAACTTCAAGCACTACAGCAACTTTTGCATCACCGGCAGGTAGCTATCCTATTATGGCAAGCGGAGCTGTTGATGCTAACTATACCATCAGTTACGTTGCGGGGACGCTAACCATTGGTAAAGCAAACCTTACCATAACCGCAGACAACCAAAGCATCGCCCATGGAGCAGCTATACCAACACTAACTGCCAGTTACAGTGGCTTTGTAAATGGCGACAATGCAGCAAGCTTAACAACCGCACCAGCATTAAGTACCACTGGCACATCAGCATCACCGGCAGGTAGCTACCCTATTACTGCAAGTGGCGCGGTTGACCCTAACTATAATATCAGTTATGTGGCAGGTACTTTAGCTATCGGCAAGGCGTTGTTGGTTGTTACGGTAGACAATCAAAGCTCAGTATATGGATCAGCATTGCCCACCCTTACAGTAAGTTATAGCGGCTTTGTAAATGGAGATAACGCGGCAAGTTTAACCACTGCACCTACTATCAGCACTACCGCCACGGCAGCATCTCCCGCAGGCACTTACGCTATTACCGCAAGCGGCGCAGTGGATCCTAATTACGTTATTAGCTACACGCCTGGTACTTTAACTATTAGCAAAGCGGCACTAACCGTTACTGCTGACAATCAAAACTCAACCTATGGTGCAGCATTACCAACACTAACAGCCAGTTACAGCGGTTTTGTAAATGGCGATAACGCAACAAGCTTAACCACTGCACCAACCGTAACAACAACAGCCACAGCTGCATCACCGGCAGGCAGCTATCCAATTACTGTTAGTGGCGCGGTGGATGCGAACTACAATATCAGCTATGTTGCCGGCACTTTAACGATTGGCAAGGCGGCATTAACCGTAACTGCTGATAACCAAAACTCAACGTATAGCTCAACATTACCTGCGCTTACAGCAAGCTATACTGGCTTTGTTAATGGCGATAATGCAGCTAGCTTAACTACGGCACCAACTTTAAGCACAACAGCTACTTCAGCATCACCGGCAAATACTTACCCAATAAATGTAAGCGGTGCGGTGGATGCAAATTATACCATCAGTTATGTGACTGGCACTTTAACCATTGGCAAGGCAAGCCTTACTATTACTGCCGATAACCAAAGTGTAGCCCACGGTGCCGCTATACCGGCACTAACTGCCAGCTACAGCGGTTTTGTAAATGGTGATAACGTGGCAAGTTTAACCACTGCACCAACATTAAGTACAACCGGTACGTCAGCATCACCGGCAGGCTCCTATCCTATTACTGCAAGCGGCGCGGTTGACCCTAACTATAACATCAGTTATGTGGCCGGTACTTTAGCTATCGGCAAGGCGCTGTTAACTATTACGGTTGATAATCAAACTTCCGTATACGGATCAGCATTGCCTACCCTTACCGCCAGTTATAGTGGTTTTGTAAACGGTGATAATGCGGCCAGTTTAACCACTCAGCCTACTATTAGCACAGTTGCTACAACGGCATCACCGGCAGGTACTTATCCTATTAACGCAAGCGGTGCAGTGGATCCTAATTACACCTTTGTTTATGTTCCCGGTACGTTAACTATCGACAAAGCAGCATTAACAGTTACGGCTGATAATCAAAGCTCAACCTATGGTGCAGCATTACCAACGCTTACCGCCAGTTATAGTGGTTTTGTTAATGGCGATAATTCGGCAAGTTTAACAACTGCACCAACCATATCTACTACCGGTACATCAGCATCACCGGCAGGCAGCTATCCAATTACAGCAAGCGGGGCAGTTGATCCGAATTATACCATAAGCTACACTGCAGGTACATTAACCATCGGCAAAGCAGCATTGACAGTTACAGCAGATAATCAAAGCTCAACATATGGCTCGGCATTACCTACTCTGACAGCCAGTTATACCGGCTTTGTTAATGGCGATAATGCATCTAGCTTAACTACGGCACCTATATTAACCACAACAGGAACTGCTTCATCACCTGCGGGCAGTTATCCTATAACAGCAAGCGGAGCCGTAGATGCTAACTATACCATCAGCTATGTAGCAGGCTCATTAACCATCAGAAAGGCAAACCTTACCATTACCGCCGATAACCAAAGTGTAGCCCACGGTGCCGCTATACCGGCACTAACTGCCAGCTACAGCGGTTTTGTAAATGATGATAACGTGGCAAGCCTAACCACCGCCCCAACTATTACCACAACGGGCACGTCCGCATCACCGGCTGGTAATTACCCTATTACTGCCAGCGGCGCTGTGGATCCTAACTATAACATCAGCTATGTGGCAGGTACTTTGGCAATAGGTAAATCTGCACTGCTTATAACTGTTAATAACCAAACTTCTACTTACGGTTCGGCAATACCTGCCCTAACTGTTAGCTATAGCGGCTTTGTAAATGGTGATAATGCATCAAGCTTAACTACTGCGCCAATTATCACCACTACAGGTACTGCATCGTCACCGGCAGGCACTTATCCAATAAATGCAAGCGGAGCTGTTGACCCTAATTATACCATCAGCTATGTAGCGGGTACATTAACTATTGGCCAAGCTGCTTTAACTATTACTGCCGATAACCAAACCTCAGTATATGGTGGTGCTATACCGGCATTAACCGCCAGCTACAGCGGTTTTGTTAATGGTGATAACACCGCAAGTTTAACCACTGCGCCAACAATAATTACTACAGGCACTTCCTCATCGCCTGCAGGCACTTACGCTATAACAGCCAGCGGCGCGGTTGACCCTAACTACACCATTACCTACGTAGCAGGTACACTAAGCATAGGCAAAGTACCATTAACCATAACAGCTAATGACCAAACTACAACTTACGGATTACCATTACCAACCTTTACCGCCACCTATACCGGCTTTGTAAATGGTGATAATGCTGCAAGTTTAACAACAGCGCCAACTATTACCACTACAGCCACCAGCACATCACCGGTAGGTACCTACCCTATTACAGCAAACAGTGCGGTTGATGCCAATTATACCATTAGCTACGTGGCTGGTACTTTAACCGTAAAACAGGCTGTCCGTACACTTACTTTTAATCCTTTACCTGTAGAAACCTATGGCAGCCCAGACTTTGACCCGGGTGCAGTGGCCAGTGATGGTGAAACTGTACTTTATACCAGTAGCAACCCTGCTGCTGCCACTATTGTAAATGGTAAAATACATATCACCGGAGCGGGAAACACTTTAATAACTGCAACTTTGGCTGCTAATTCGAACTATACCACAACGCCAACAGCAAGCCAGGGTTTAGTGATCAATAAAGCTAATCAAACCATCAGTGTGCTGAGTATACCAACCTTGATAAAGGGTAGCCAATATGACCTGAGCGTGATCACCTCCAGTTCAGGTCTGCCGCTTACCTTTACTGTAAGCGACCCTACCATAGCCAGTGTAAACGGGCAAACATTAAATGCCCTCCACATAGGTTCAACTAGCTTAACGGTATCACAGCCGGGTGATAATAATTATAACGCTGCATCAACTACAGGCGCTGTAATTACGGTTACCGATAATGCCGGTGATGAGATCATAGTACACCAGGCTGTTTCGCCAAACGGTGATGGTATTAACGACTTCTTCTTAATAGAGGGCATCAAGAACTATCCGGATAACCAGGTGACCATTGTGAACCGCAATGGTGTAAAAGTGTACCAGACCCGCAGCTATGACAATGCTTACCGCGTTTTTGATGGCCGTTCAAATATCACAGGAACCCTGCAGCAGGCCGGAACATATTTCTACCTGCTTGAATATACAGTTAACGGAGAGAGCAAACGTAAAACAGGATTTTTAGTACTAAAATATCAGTAA